The genomic window GGGCGACGATGATGGGCAGCAGCCGTCGCTGTCGCCACGCGATGAGACCGGAGCCCACTCCCCACACGAAGAAGGCGCACGCGTAGACCAGCACCGCGTCGGGCGTCGGCGCGTACCAGACGTGCTGCAGCCCGTAGAAGGCCGATGCCACGAGGATCGCGGCGACCACCGGCATCCGTCTCGTCAGATCCTGCTGCGCCGTGCCGCGGTACAGCAGCTCTTCAGCGGGCGCGTTCAGCGGCGCGAAGGTCAGGACGGCGACGACGGCCAGCACCGCGGCGACCGCCGGAGAGAGAGGGAAGCTCGCCTCGGGATCGAAGAACACCGTCTCGAACGCGACGTACATGGCGTCGCCGTGCAGCAGCGCCATCACCAGCATGACGGTCAGCGTGAACGGCACGTAGAGCACCACCAGCCACAGCAGGCCCCACAGGATGTCGCGGCCGAGCCGGCCGCGGCGGTAGCCGACGAGGTCGCCCACGCGGCGGCCCTGCGACCGCAGCCGCCGGACGACGAGCGCGAGGCACACGAGGTTGACCGGCAGCATCGCGATCGCGGCGAACATCGGCGGCAAGGGGTACGGCATCCACTCCGCGGTGACGCCCACCACGAGCCACGCCAGGGTGCAGGCCGCCGCGACCAGCGCCACGCGCAAGGCCGGCAGCCCGATGCCCCAGGCGAGCGCACCGTCGCCGTTCCGCGGGCGCGGGCGCGGCGGCGCCGATCCGCGGTTCGTGTCGATGGCCATGAGAACTTTGTACTGCAAAGTCCTCTGCAGCACAACCCTCTTTGCGCGGCCAGCGCCGTCGGATGTGACGTGACAGGCAGTGGCTGATCGGCCCGCCGAACGGGATACGATCGAAGGCTATGTCTGCGCCCGCACCCGTCATCTCGTTCCCACCGGAGCTTCCTGTCAGCGCCGCGCGGGACGAGATCGCGCGCGCGATCCGCGACAACCAGGTCGTCATCGTCGCCGGCGCCACCGGATCGGGCAAGACGACCCAGCTCCCCAAGATCGCGCTGCAGCTCGGCCGTACGCGGATCGCCCACACCCAGCCCCGCCGCATCGCGGCCCGGACCATCGCCGAGCGCATCGCCGAGGAGATGCAGGTGCCGCTCGGCTCGACCGTCGGCTACAAGGTGCGCTTCACCGACAAGGTGTCGGAGGAGACGCGCATCGCCCTGGTGACCGATGGGATCCTCCTCAACGAGATCCACCGCGACCGGCTGCTGCGCCGCTACGACATGGTCATCGTCGACGAGGCCCACGAGCGGTCCCTCAACGTCGACTTCCTCCTCGGGTATCTGCGGCGGATCCTCCCGAAGCGCCCCGACCTCAAGGTGGTCATCACCAGCGCGACGATCGACCCGCAGAGCTTCGCCGAGCACTTCGCGAAGCCCGACGGCACCCCGGCGCCGATCATCGAGGTGTCGGGACGCACCTACCCGGTGGAGATCCGCTACCGCCCGCCCGCGCTGCCCACCAGAGAGGCGGACGAGTCCGACGACGTCGACGGCATCACGACGGCGCTCCGCGAACTCGACCGTGAGCCTGCAGGCGACGTGCTGGTCTTCCTGCCGGGTGAGGCCGAGATCCGCGACGCCGCGGACGCGGTGCGGGGCATGTACGCGAAGGATGCCGCCCCCACCGAAGTACTGCCGCTGTACGGGCGGCTGTCGGCGGCCGAGCAGCACCGCGTGTTCGAGCGGTCGCAGGTGGCCGGCATCCGTCGACGTGTGATCCTCGCGACGAACGTGGCGGAGACCAGCCTGACGGTGCCCGGGATCCGATACGTCGTCGACACCGGCACGGCGCGCATCTCGCGGTACAGCAACCGCAGCAAGGTGCAGCGTCTGCCGATCGAGGCCGTGTCGCAGGCGTCCGCGCAGCAGCGCTCCGGCCGCGCGGGACGCACCAGCGACGGCATCGCGATCCGGCTGTACTCCGAGGAGGACTTCGACAGCCGGCCCGAGTTCACCGAGCCGGAGATCCTGCGGACGAGCCTGGCCTCGGTCATCCTGCAGATGCTGTCGCTCGGGTTCGGCGACATCTCGTCGTTCCCGTTCCTCACCCCGCCGGACTCCCGCGGCGTGAAGGCGGCGTTCGACCTGCTGGTCGAGCTCGGCGCCGTGCGCCCTTCCGGAGGCACGGGGAC from Microbacterium sp. ProA8 includes these protein-coding regions:
- a CDS encoding CPBP family intramembrane glutamic endopeptidase is translated as MAIDTNRGSAPPRPRPRNGDGALAWGIGLPALRVALVAAACTLAWLVVGVTAEWMPYPLPPMFAAIAMLPVNLVCLALVVRRLRSQGRRVGDLVGYRRGRLGRDILWGLLWLVVLYVPFTLTVMLVMALLHGDAMYVAFETVFFDPEASFPLSPAVAAVLAVVAVLTFAPLNAPAEELLYRGTAQQDLTRRMPVVAAILVASAFYGLQHVWYAPTPDAVLVYACAFFVWGVGSGLIAWRQRRLLPIIVAHFLVDLLTSLPALAVPFLLANGAS